Part of the Paenibacillus sp. FSL R7-0273 genome is shown below.
CATGTAGGTCAGCTGTTCAAATTTCTCGGCTGTAGGATCCTTGAACGGATCCGCAGAGTAGACACCGTCCACCTTATTCTTCGCCATCAAAATCACTTCTGCTTCAATTTCAGCTGCTCTAAGCGCTGCAGTTGTATCTGTCGAGAAGAATGGGTTGCCTGTTCCGGCTGCAAAAATAACCACACGGCCCTTCTCCAGATGGCGGATGGCCCGGCGGCGGATGTACGGTTCAGCAATCTGCTGCATGGAAATGGAGGTCTGTACCCGGGTAGGAACATCAATCTGCTCCAAAGCATCCTGCAGAGCAAGCGAGTTCATAACGGTTGCAAGCATCCCCATATAATCGGCTGTCGCACGGTCAATACCGCTTGCACTGCCGGCGATTCCGCGCCAGATGTTGCCGCCTCCGCAGACGATGGCTACTTGAACGCCAAGCTCAACTACTTCCTTTACCTGCTCGGCAATGGAATTAATCGTCTCAGCATCAATACCATATCCGTTTTGTCCTGCCAGAGATTCACCACTAACCTTAAGAACGACTCTCTTAAATACCGGCTGTTCCAATTGTATACCCTCACTTTCTTACAAAAGACGGAACACTAGGTGTACGTGTTCCGTTCTTTTGATGCTTGCCTTATTCAATTCTGAAGATGCTTCAATACAGTTTATTAATTATTGTTTAACTTGCGCCATTACTTCATCAACGAAGTTCTCAACCTTTTTCTCAAGACCTTCACCCAGCTCGTAACGAACGAAACGACGGATGGAGATGTTTTCACCGATAGTGCTGATTTTTTCGTTCAGCAGCTGAGAGATTGTCTTGTCAGGGTCTTTAACGAAAGGCTGCTCAAGCAGGCAATATTCTTCATAGAACTTGCTGATGCGACCTTCAACCATTTTTTCAACAATCTTCTCTGGTTTGCCTTCGTTCAGAGCCTGAGCCTTCAGGATTTCTTTTTCCTTCTCAACAGCATCAGCCGGCACTTCTTCGCGGCGTACATACTGCGGGCTGGCTGCAGCGATCTGCATAGCGATGTCACGCGCAAATTCTTTGAAGGAATCTGTTTTACCTACGAAGTCAGTTTCGCAGTTGATTTCTACCAGCACGCCGATACGTCCGCCAGCGTGGATGTAAGATTCTACAGTACCTTCAGTAGCGATACGTCCAGCTTTGTTAGCTGCTGCGGAAAGACCTTTTTCGCGGAGCAGTTCAGCGGCTTTGGTGATATCGCCGTTTGCTTCTTCAAGCGCCTTTTTGCAATCAAGCATACCTGCGCCTGTTCTTTCACGAAGTTCTTTTACGGATTTTGCATCTACTGCCATTGTTATTCCCTCCAGATAGTTGTCGTTTTATTCCATTCTAGGCCTTTATCCTAAAAAAAGGGCAGTGAGAGGTTATCCACCTGCCAACCACCCTTTTCATTTAAGTTCTTGTTTATGTTCCGGTTACTACTTAAGCAGTAGTTGTGTCTTCGCCCTGGTGAGCTTCAACAACAGCGTCCGCCATCTTACCAGTCAACAATTTAACGGCGCGGATAGCGTCATCGTTACCTGGAATTACGTAGTCAATTTCGTCCGGATCGCAGTTCGTATCAACGATAGCTACGATAGGGATACCCAGCTTGCGGGCTTCTGCAACAGCGATACGCTCTTTACGAGGATCGATGATGAACAGCGCGCTTGGCAGGCCCTTCATGTTCTTAATACCGCCCAGGAACTTCTCAAGACGATCTTTCTCTTTGCGGAGAAGGATAACTTCTTTCTTAGGCAGAACTTGGAAGGTACCGTCTTCTTCCCAAGCTTCCAGTTTCTTCAGGCGGTCAATACGCTTCTGAATAGTCTGGAAGTTAGTCAGGGTACCACCCAGCCAACGCTGGTTGATGAAGAACATACCCGAACGCTCAGCTTCTTCCTTAACGGAATCCTGAGCTTGCTTCTTGGTTCCTACGAAGAGGATTGTGCCGTTGTCAGCAGCTACACTTTTAACAAAGTTGTAAGCTTCCTCTACCTTTTTAACCGTTTTTTGCAGGTCAATAATGTAAATTCCGTTTCTTTCAGTGAAGATATAACGATCCATCTTAGGGTTCCAGCGACGAGTCTGGTGACCGAAGTGTACCCCAGCTTCGAGAAGCTGTTTCATGGAGATTACTGCCATCTTCACACACCTCCTAGATTTGGTTTATTGTGTGTCTCCTCCGCCATGCGTCATTTTCCTACAAGACTTTCTTCAGAAGAAAGCACCCCTTGTCGAAATCAACCGGCGTGTGTTTTAACACCGTCAATTACTATACCATATTAAAATACGGGATGCAACGAT
Proteins encoded:
- the pyrH gene encoding UMP kinase, yielding MEQPVFKRVVLKVSGESLAGQNGYGIDAETINSIAEQVKEVVELGVQVAIVCGGGNIWRGIAGSASGIDRATADYMGMLATVMNSLALQDALEQIDVPTRVQTSISMQQIAEPYIRRRAIRHLEKGRVVIFAAGTGNPFFSTDTTAALRAAEIEAEVILMAKNKVDGVYSADPFKDPTAEKFEQLTYMDVLNKNLGVMDSTASSLCMDNNIPLIVFAITEQGNIKRVVLGEKIGTIVKGSVD
- the tsf gene encoding translation elongation factor Ts, whose product is MAVDAKSVKELRERTGAGMLDCKKALEEANGDITKAAELLREKGLSAAANKAGRIATEGTVESYIHAGGRIGVLVEINCETDFVGKTDSFKEFARDIAMQIAAASPQYVRREEVPADAVEKEKEILKAQALNEGKPEKIVEKMVEGRISKFYEEYCLLEQPFVKDPDKTISQLLNEKISTIGENISIRRFVRYELGEGLEKKVENFVDEVMAQVKQ
- the rpsB gene encoding 30S ribosomal protein S2, which produces MAVISMKQLLEAGVHFGHQTRRWNPKMDRYIFTERNGIYIIDLQKTVKKVEEAYNFVKSVAADNGTILFVGTKKQAQDSVKEEAERSGMFFINQRWLGGTLTNFQTIQKRIDRLKKLEAWEEDGTFQVLPKKEVILLRKEKDRLEKFLGGIKNMKGLPSALFIIDPRKERIAVAEARKLGIPIVAIVDTNCDPDEIDYVIPGNDDAIRAVKLLTGKMADAVVEAHQGEDTTTA